GGGAAAATATTATAAAATTTGACATTAAGAGAGCTAGCAAAATTCTTGTTGTCTGCATGATGTACGCTGTAACAATCGGGAATCTTTTAGATAGTGTCGTCAAATAGTGTAAAATAATAAAAAACGAAGCAGAAGGGAGAAAGAAGATGGCAGAAAATTACAGACGACATGACATATCATACAAAATGTGGGAGTTACTGAAACCTCATCTTCCAGGTAGACAGGGCAGTTCAGGCCGTAACGCAAGGGACAACAGGCAATTTATTAACGCTGTCATTTGGATTTTGCGTACTGGGGCTCCTTGGAGAGATTTACCGCCT
This window of the Synergistaceae bacterium genome carries:
- a CDS encoding transposase, with the protein product MAENYRRHDISYKMWELLKPHLPGRQGSSGRNARDNRQFINAVIWILRTGAPWRDLPP